The following are encoded in a window of Staphylococcus piscifermentans genomic DNA:
- a CDS encoding homoserine dehydrogenase — protein MKKLNIALLGLGTVGSGVVKIIEENHQQIKDTIQKDIQIKHILVRDTKKKRPLNISQYHLTEDVNEILNDDDVDIVVEVMGGIEPTVEWLKQSLQQGKHVITANKDLLAVHLRTMEDLAQENGVALKFEASVAGGIPIVNAINNGLNANNISKFMGILNGTSNFILTKMTQEGASFEEALAEAQRLGFAEADPTDDVEGVDAARKVVIVTYLSFNDVINLDDVKRTGISEVSVDDINAARTLGYKIKLIGKGTYENGHIDASVAPTLIDEAHQLASVEDEFNAIYVIGDSVGETMFYGKGAGSLATGSAVVSDLLNVALQFESNLHTLPPHFELKTADAKEIIDADEPTKLKQKNSYYVVLKTNGAPAKRVEEEVKSQLPLHKSLDVVERNADTAAVLVKGTDVPVSEILAQGKYPVEKVYPVEGV, from the coding sequence ATGAAGAAGTTAAACATCGCTTTGCTCGGTCTTGGGACAGTGGGCTCAGGTGTAGTTAAAATAATTGAAGAAAATCACCAACAAATTAAAGATACAATTCAAAAAGATATTCAAATCAAACATATTCTTGTACGTGATACTAAGAAGAAGCGACCATTAAACATCAGTCAATACCATCTTACTGAAGATGTAAATGAAATCCTTAACGATGATGATGTGGATATTGTGGTTGAGGTAATGGGTGGTATCGAACCGACAGTAGAGTGGTTGAAGCAATCTTTGCAACAAGGGAAACACGTTATTACTGCGAATAAAGATTTGCTTGCAGTACATTTAAGAACTATGGAAGATTTGGCTCAAGAAAATGGGGTAGCACTAAAATTTGAAGCTAGTGTAGCAGGCGGTATTCCTATCGTCAATGCGATTAATAACGGTTTGAATGCGAATAATATCAGTAAATTCATGGGGATTTTAAACGGGACATCCAACTTTATTTTAACGAAAATGACTCAAGAAGGCGCAAGCTTTGAAGAGGCGTTGGCAGAAGCGCAAAGACTCGGTTTTGCAGAAGCAGATCCTACAGATGATGTAGAAGGGGTAGATGCTGCCAGAAAAGTAGTAATCGTTACGTATCTCTCATTTAACGATGTGATTAATTTAGATGATGTTAAACGGACAGGTATCTCTGAGGTATCAGTGGATGATATCAATGCAGCTAGAACGCTTGGTTATAAGATTAAATTAATTGGTAAAGGTACATATGAAAATGGGCATATTGATGCTTCTGTAGCACCTACTTTAATTGATGAAGCGCACCAATTAGCTTCGGTTGAAGATGAATTTAATGCGATTTATGTTATCGGAGACTCTGTGGGGGAAACAATGTTTTACGGTAAAGGTGCAGGCAGTTTAGCAACAGGTAGTGCGGTTGTGAGTGATTTATTAAATGTAGCATTGCAATTTGAATCTAACTTGCATACATTGCCGCCTCATTTTGAATTAAAAACTGCAGATGCGAAAGAAATTATCGACGCAGATGAACCGACTAAATTAAAACAAAAAAATAGTTATTATGTTGTTCTAAAAACGAATGGTGCACCTGCAAAACGCGTTGAAGAAGAAGTGAAATCTCAATTGCCACTTCATAAGTCTCTAGATGTCGTAGAACGAAATGCTGACACTGCAGCAGTTTTGGTTAAAGGGACAGATGTACCAGTGAGCGAGATTTTGGCACAAGGAAAATATCCAGTTGAAAAAGTATATCCAGTAGAAGGGGTTTAA
- the thrC gene encoding threonine synthase, translated as MKRWQGLVQEYKNYLPVDEKTPNVTLNEGQTPLIHCDSLSEMLGINLFVKFEGANPTGSFKDRGMVMAVTKAKEDGKKVVICASTGNTSASAAAYAARSGLKAIVVIPEGKIALGKLSQAVMYGAEIVSIDGNFDEALEIVKEVANEGGDIELVNSINPYRIEGQKTGAFEVVDQLGGHAPDVLAIPVGNAGNITAYWKGFKEFNDKHQTGLPKLFGFQAEGASPIVQNKVVKNPETVATAIRIGNPASWDKAVTALEESNGLIDSVTDEEILEAYQLLASKEGVFAEPASNASIAGLIKLHRAGKLPKDITVTAVLTGNGLKDPDTAISLLDNPIKSLPNDKESIVKYIKGVLQ; from the coding sequence ATGAAAAGATGGCAAGGTTTAGTACAAGAATACAAAAATTATTTACCCGTTGATGAAAAGACACCAAATGTAACTTTAAACGAAGGCCAAACTCCGTTAATACATTGTGATTCATTATCTGAAATGTTAGGCATTAATTTATTTGTAAAGTTCGAAGGTGCCAACCCTACAGGTTCATTTAAAGACCGCGGAATGGTAATGGCAGTAACTAAAGCTAAGGAAGATGGCAAGAAAGTTGTTATTTGTGCATCTACAGGTAATACTTCAGCGTCCGCAGCAGCATATGCCGCACGTTCAGGTTTGAAAGCTATTGTAGTCATTCCTGAAGGGAAAATTGCTTTAGGAAAGCTTTCTCAAGCTGTAATGTATGGTGCTGAAATTGTTTCTATCGATGGTAACTTTGACGAAGCATTAGAAATTGTTAAAGAGGTTGCAAACGAAGGCGGCGATATTGAACTGGTTAATTCTATCAACCCGTACCGTATTGAAGGACAGAAGACAGGTGCTTTTGAAGTCGTTGATCAACTAGGTGGTCATGCACCTGATGTATTAGCAATTCCTGTAGGTAATGCAGGTAATATTACTGCTTATTGGAAAGGATTCAAAGAATTTAATGACAAACATCAAACAGGTTTACCGAAATTATTCGGTTTCCAAGCTGAAGGGGCATCTCCAATTGTACAAAATAAAGTAGTGAAAAACCCTGAAACAGTTGCAACGGCTATCCGAATTGGAAATCCTGCAAGCTGGGACAAAGCGGTTACAGCATTGGAAGAATCAAATGGCTTAATAGATTCTGTAACTGATGAAGAAATTTTAGAAGCTTATCAATTATTAGCTTCTAAAGAAGGCGTTTTCGCTGAACCGGCGAGTAATGCTTCTATCGCGGGATTGATTAAACTGCATCGCGCAGGTAAATTGCCTAAAGATATTACAGTCACTGCAGTCTTAACTGGTAATGGATTGAAAGACCCTGATACAGCCATCTCATTATTAGATAATCCTATTAAATCTTTGCCGAATGATAAAGAAAGCATTGTTAAATACATCAAAGGAGTATTGCAGTAA
- the thrB gene encoding homoserine kinase — translation MSERLKLKVPASTANLGVGFDSIGLALNKFLYVEAEISEDQQWHFQHKGENLHDLPTDENHLIYQVVQFLEQRFEVAVPPLNITMRSEIPLARGLGSSASALVAGIYLADFFGHLQLSEFEMVEAATEIEGHPDNVAPVIYGGMVSGFYNSQTSETFISFIEPPHVNLVITVPSYELKTSDSRKVLPESFKHGEATQYSAISNTMLSALIQHDYILAGKLMEMDSFHEPYRQKLIPEFEQVKIIAKEYKAYATVISGAGPTVLTLIDPSKSGKLVRRLNKELESCNSEIITINKSGIIAEKVYE, via the coding sequence ATGTCAGAACGATTAAAACTCAAAGTACCTGCTTCAACTGCAAATCTTGGGGTGGGATTTGATTCTATCGGTTTAGCACTCAATAAATTTTTATATGTAGAAGCTGAAATCAGTGAAGACCAACAATGGCACTTTCAACATAAAGGTGAAAACTTGCATGATCTGCCGACTGATGAAAACCATTTAATTTATCAAGTTGTACAATTTTTAGAGCAAAGATTTGAAGTGGCAGTTCCGCCTTTAAATATTACGATGCGTAGCGAAATACCGTTAGCTAGAGGACTAGGATCCTCTGCTTCTGCTTTAGTAGCAGGTATTTATCTGGCTGATTTTTTCGGACATTTGCAACTGTCAGAATTTGAGATGGTTGAAGCGGCTACTGAAATTGAAGGACACCCGGATAATGTAGCTCCGGTTATTTATGGAGGTATGGTGTCTGGTTTTTACAACAGTCAAACAAGTGAGACCTTTATTTCATTTATAGAACCGCCGCATGTCAACTTGGTTATTACTGTGCCAAGTTATGAATTAAAGACAAGTGATTCTAGAAAAGTACTGCCTGAGAGCTTTAAGCACGGAGAAGCAACTCAATACAGCGCTATCAGCAATACGATGTTAAGCGCGCTTATTCAGCATGATTATATTTTAGCGGGTAAATTAATGGAAATGGATAGTTTCCATGAACCTTATCGTCAAAAACTCATCCCTGAATTTGAACAAGTTAAAATTATAGCGAAAGAATACAAAGCATATGCGACAGTAATCAGCGGGGCCGGGCCTACAGTTTTAACGCTCATTGATCCTTCAAAAAGCGGTAAATTA
- a CDS encoding aspartate kinase: MKVAKFGGSSVASASQIKKVLNIVNSEEERKIIVVSAPGKRHSEDIKTTDLLLRLYEKSAAGLDYQNKKEEIITRYADIVNDLGMDHSILQEFSAILEERIAQHQNHPPRLKDALLSCGEDFNARLIAQYNNSQGVPTTYISPLDAGITVTDTPQFAQILEESYDNIYKLRDIKGKIIVPGFFGYSKKGNIVTFPRGGSDITGAILARGVRAKLYENYTDVSGIYRVNPNLIKNAEIMGEVTYREMRELSYAGFSVFHDEALQPVQKERIPVVIKNTNRPQDPGTYIRYDREIKPDHLISGLSCDKGFTVINISKYLMNRQVGFTKKVLQVLEDNNISFDHMPSGIDGISIIMRTHQIEGKENKVLNEIRKQCDVDELSIESDLAILMVVGLGMSQMVGTANKITEALAKANINLKMINQGASEISMMFGISVCDADNAVRATYEGCCCSKEKAETYD; the protein is encoded by the coding sequence ATGAAAGTAGCTAAATTCGGCGGTAGTTCCGTCGCTTCAGCAAGCCAAATTAAAAAGGTGTTAAATATCGTTAATAGCGAAGAAGAGAGAAAAATCATCGTTGTTTCTGCACCTGGTAAAAGGCATAGCGAAGATATAAAAACTACAGATTTACTTCTAAGACTCTATGAGAAAAGTGCAGCAGGTTTAGATTATCAAAATAAAAAAGAGGAAATTATTACTCGCTACGCAGATATTGTAAACGATTTAGGTATGGATCATTCAATATTACAAGAATTCTCTGCTATTTTAGAAGAACGTATTGCTCAGCATCAAAATCATCCGCCACGTTTAAAAGATGCCCTCTTATCATGCGGAGAAGATTTCAACGCTCGTCTTATTGCGCAATACAACAATAGTCAAGGCGTTCCAACTACATATATTTCGCCGCTTGACGCTGGTATTACAGTTACAGACACACCGCAATTTGCCCAAATATTAGAGGAATCATATGATAATATTTATAAATTACGTGATATTAAAGGTAAGATTATCGTTCCTGGTTTCTTCGGTTATTCAAAAAAAGGAAATATTGTAACATTTCCGCGTGGGGGTTCTGATATCACAGGTGCGATTTTAGCTCGAGGCGTGCGCGCAAAATTATATGAAAACTATACTGATGTTTCAGGTATTTATCGCGTCAATCCTAACTTGATAAAGAATGCAGAGATTATGGGTGAAGTAACTTACCGTGAAATGCGTGAACTTTCATATGCCGGCTTCAGCGTCTTCCATGACGAAGCTTTGCAGCCTGTTCAAAAAGAACGCATTCCAGTTGTGATCAAAAATACTAACAGACCACAAGATCCGGGTACTTACATTCGTTACGACAGAGAAATCAAACCCGACCATCTGATTAGCGGCTTAAGTTGTGATAAAGGATTTACTGTAATCAATATCAGTAAATATTTAATGAATAGACAAGTCGGCTTTACTAAAAAAGTACTGCAAGTATTAGAAGATAATAATATCTCTTTCGATCATATGCCTTCTGGTATTGACGGTATCAGTATCATCATGCGTACACATCAAATTGAAGGTAAAGAAAATAAGGTATTGAATGAAATTCGGAAACAATGCGATGTGGATGAATTAAGCATTGAGAGTGATTTAGCTATATTAATGGTAGTAGGATTAGGCATGAGCCAAATGGTCGGTACTGCAAATAAAATTACCGAGGCATTGGCCAAAGCTAATATTAATTTAAAAATGATTAATCAAGGAGCTTCTGAAATTTCAATGATGTTCGGTATCTCTGTATGTGATGCAGATAATGCTGTACGAGCAACTTATGAAGGCTGCTGCTGCAGTAAGGAAAAAGCTGAAACTTACGACTAA